The proteins below are encoded in one region of Ascaphus truei isolate aAscTru1 chromosome 10, aAscTru1.hap1, whole genome shotgun sequence:
- the BTBD8 gene encoding LOW QUALITY PROTEIN: BTB/POZ domain-containing protein 8 (The sequence of the model RefSeq protein was modified relative to this genomic sequence to represent the inferred CDS: inserted 1 base in 1 codon), whose translation MAMRLSPAAGLLVEHMVVQQEPALRDKVGGFLXQSLSAVRHTEGWRRRRPGDQQRGPAAAFDKGDDRRLAKKPIFTSSQVNLKEITTETSWTSERKRSTEGYLSNTRKMKSDSLGASGHTLNTTRNSSGKGKEDDLKGKDGKKALTKDPKPAEKMVTTKPKAVLKTKSEKNGSVKTESGTAKGDSASSQKYTSSVKGGARPKAPNGNPNSQTKVKTLKKAERESASHVGGTVPSMKSTNSNGKPLHSNKSEEQNLDSFADKQQNSAHCSPQSGNPLKNNLDGSKDLGVAVKSKSTTKMTNGASVKKKVNEAEYGWETSSSSTKKLPATGDHEPTSQKKKGIKISNCAAQRPKSAPAAISKQQGLQGDGANPLKSVSSKQTKVKSDIRLMNSSASTDKPVALNKKTIKPALAPTHRTGAKPAMPISKNNLIATKGFTANYKELKQKVLTQSHSSKASHPKLRQEHNDSPTVLKNGSNQHILYLDRDLRPDVIENPQVNKKKSKQAIFSQSVELSGSFQDLCFEDLAFTACECQENSIGNQDYKIQKPNSEHCNCQESVPAASAQLYASNSKEILIEVRNRTEVEKVDSIKPTGVNSVLDISDPKPQGKNICDSENSNRCVDSSSESELCSVKEVEKNTPHKDQLEMNETFLKCPQNIKGTLDNSGKMAESFLQGFSTNHQSTLTSKKHSMNCISDKQVPDFPRDMNIRETMESHDNSEMKFVGHWNKHTGTLQERESPESDSGSASTSSDDIKPRSEDYDAGGSQDDDGSNERGISKCSTMRCHDFLGRSSSDTSTPEELKGYDGSLRIDVKMKKEHSSDIFRVNSTSDDEGPRKRPEMWLQRGVSKHSVNQNAACSNIQCPPEMEHVSSSADETEDERSEAENAAEKALSDVASQQFQGIINLAFDDLTEIDNEGQQVPGNKTCMRSVLLSVDECEELGSDEGEPDTSQMHTVDSRTPSDVFDNLSNEHSGYSHKEGGFTEHNLQNGGKQLQKHLGGFSDPCLCHKEFIEDSTSLTADKNKAAETLPKEALSYLKGQGVAEAGKCKGYYKHPESEFKSQARPCHLDLYTTDSPSDTHKFCSSKTVTACTSQFLDYQVNDTHASPTESSNTALPAGHIDDFDSLAQSCMYGHRPSKSLSPINEVDAGEGFEQRMKTEATNIMDFAFEDQHFVQEDWTLLRQLLADHGSNVDVINSVPEDLSLAQYLINQTLLLARENSKSQGNAHVDNSSRWGELGSSPFDDSTSVTLTSLSPDDCSSPHGEWTILELETHH comes from the exons atggcaatgcggctctccccagctgcgggttTGTTAGTTGAACATATGGTTGTGCAGCAGGAGCCAGCTCTGCGCGATAAGGTGGGGGGCTTCC CGCAATCTCTTTCTGCTGTACGCCACACAGAGGGCTGGAGACGGAGGAGGCCAGGCGATCAGCAGAGAGGGCCAGCAG CTGCTTTTGACAAAGGGGATGATCGAAGACTTGCAAAGAAACCCATATTCACTAGTTCTCAGGTAAACCTTAA GGAAATAACAACTGAAACATCTTGGACATCTGAAAGGAAAAGAAGTACAGAGGGGTATTTGTCGAATACCAGGAAGATGAAATCTGATTCACTGGGTGCTTCTGGACATACATTAAATACAACTAGAAATTCTTCTGGAAAGGGGAAAGAGGATGACTTGAAGGGCAAAGATGGCAAGAAAGCTTTGACAAAAGATCCGAAACCTGCAGAGAAAATGGTCACCACCAAACCAAAAGCTGTTTTGAAAACCAAATCAGAAAAAAATGGCAGTGTAAAGACTGAAAGTGGCACTGCCAAAGGAGACTCTGCAAGCTCCCAGAAATACACATCATCTGTAAAGGGGGGAGCAAGACCCAAGGCCCCGAATGGTAATCCCAATTCACAGACCAAAGTAAAAACACTAAAGAAGGCAGAGAGAGAATCTGCTTCTCATGTCGGCGGCACAGTTCCAAGCATGAAGTCTACAAACTCCAATGGAAAACCGCTCCATTCAAATAAATCTGAAGAACAAAACCTGGATAGTTTTGCAGATAAGCAACAGAATTCTGCACATTGTTCGCCACAAAGTGGTAACCCTTTAAAAAACAATTTGGATGGTTCCAAGGATCTAGGAGTTG CAGTGAAATCCAAATCTACAACAAAGATGACAAACGGGGCCTCTGTCAAAAAGAAGGTTAATGAAGCTGAATATGGTTGGGAAACAAGCAG ttCATCAACAAAAAAACTACCTGCTACAGGAGACCATGAGCCAACGTCACAGAAAAAAAAGGGAATCAAGATTAGCAATTGTGCTGCTCAAAGGCCAAAGAGTGCACCGGCCGCCATATCTAAACAACAAG GGCTGCAAGGAGATGGAGCAAACCCACTGAAATCTGTTTCTTCCAAACAAACAAAAGTAAAATCAGACATAAGATTGATGAATTCGTCTGCCTCCACGGATAAACCTGTGGCCTTGAATAAAAAGACTATAAAACCAGCACTTGCACCAACACATAGAACAGGTGCAAAACCAGCAATGCCAATTTCTAAGAATAATCTAATTGCTACTAAAGGCTTTACTGCAAATTACAAAGAGCTAAAACAGAAAGTATTGACACAGTCACATTCTTCTAAAGCCTCACATCCAAAGCTCAGGCAGGAACACAACGATTCTCCTACTGTGCTTAAGAATGGGAGTAACCAACATATATTGTATCTGGATCGAGATCTCAGACCAGATGTTATTGAGAATCCACAGGTTAACAAAAAGAAAAGCAAGCAAGCTATTTTCAGTCAATCTGTGGAGCTTTCAGGCAGTTTCCAAGACCTATGTTTTGAGGATCTGGCTTTCACTGCATGTGAGTGTCAAGAAAATTCAATAGGCAATCAAGATTATAAAATACAGAAACCTAATTCAGAACATTGCAACTGCCAAGAAAGTGTGCCAGCGGCATCTGCTCAGCTTTATGCATCCAACTCAAAAGAGATTTTGATAGAAGTTAGAAATCGAACCGAAGTGGAGAAAGTTGACAGCATAAAGCCAACTGGTGTAAACTCTGTTTTAGATATTTCAGATCCTAAGCCACAAGGTAAAAATATTTGTGATTCAGAGAATTCTAATAGGTGTGTTGACAGTTCAAGTGAAAGTGAATTGTGTTCTgtaaaagaagtggaaaaaaatACTCCACACAAAGACCAGCTTGAAATGAATGAAACCTTTTTGAAATGCCCCCAAAATATTAAGGGTACTCTGGATAATTCTGGAAAAATGGCTGAATCTTTTTTACAAGGTTTTTCTACCAACCATCAGTCTACATTAACTAGTAAAAAACATTCTATGAACTGTATATCAGATAAGCAAGTACCAGATTTTCCCAGGGACATGAACATCCGAGAAACAATGGAGAGCCATGACAACTCTGAAATGAAGTTTGTGGGTCACTGGAATAAACACACAGGCACCTTGCAAGAAAGAGAGAGTCCAGAATCAGACAGTGGGAGTGCAAGCACATCATCTGATGACATCAAGCCAAGGTCAGAAGACTATGATGCTGGTGGTTCTCAGGATGATGACGGCTCAAATGAAAGAGGAATCTCTAAGTGCAGCACTATGCGGTGCCATGACTTTCTTGGTAGAAGCAGTAGTGATACAAGTACTCCAGAAGAACTAAAAGGTTATGATGGCAGCTTGAGAATTGatgtaaaaatgaaaaaagagcATTCTTCTGATATATTCCGTGTTAACTCAACCAGTGATGATGAAGGACCACGAAAAAGACCAGAAATGTGGTTGCAGAGAGGTGTATCCAAGCACAGTGTGAATCAAAATGCTGCTTGCAGCAACATACAGTGTCCTCCAGAAATGGAACATGTTTCCTCATCAGCCGACGAAACAGAAGATGAAAGATCTGAAGCTGAGAATGCTGCAGAAAAAGCTTTGTCCGATGTTGCATCACAACAGTTTCAAGGAATTATAAATTTAGCTTTTGATGATCTCACTGAAATTGACAATGAAGGTCAACAAGTTCCTGGGAATAAAACATGTATGAGATCAGTCTTGCTTTCAGTGGATGAATGTGAAGAGCTGGGATCTGATGAGGGAGAGCCTGATACTTCACAAATGCATACCGTAGATTCACGGACACCATCTGATGTATTTGATAATCTATCTAATGAACATTCTGGATATTCCCACAAGGAAGGTGGTTTCACAGAGCATAATCTGCAAAATGGAGGCAAGCAATTACAGAAACACTTGGGCGGATTCTCCGATCCATGTCTTTGCCATAAAGAATTTATAGAAGACAGCACTTCGTTGACTGCAGATAAAAACAAAGCAGCAGAAACACTGCCAAAGGAAGCTCTGAGTTATTTGAAAGGCCAGGGTGTTGCAGAAGCTGGTAAATGTAAGGGTTACTACAAGCATCCTGAAAGTGAGTTCAAGTCCCAAGCAAGGCCATGTCATTTGGACCTTTACACAACAGACTCTCCCTCTGATACACACAAGTTTTGTTCTTCTAAAACTGTAACTGCTTGTACAAGTCAATTTCTTGACTATCAAGTGAATGATACCCATGCATCACCTACTGAAAGCTCCAATACTGCTTTACCTGCAG GACACATAGATGATTTTGACTCATTGGCACAAAGCTGCATGTATGGACATCGTCCTTCAAAGTCTCTTTCTCCTATAAATGAGGTGGATGCTGGAGAAGGATTTGAGCAGAGAATGAAGACTGAAGCAACAAACATTATGGATTTTGCTTTTGAAGATCAGCATTTTGTACAGGAAGACTGGACTCTTCTAAGGCAGCTGTTAGCTGATCATGGCTCAAATGTTGATGTGATAAACTCTGTCCCTGAAGATCTTAGTCTAGCACAATATCTCATCAATCAGACATTACTTTTAGCGAGAGAGAATTCAAAATCTCAGGGTAATGCACATGTTGACAATTCAAGCAGATGGGGTGAATTAGGGTCGTCTCCATTTGATGACTCCACAAGTGTAACCTTGACGAGTTTGTCTCCTGATGACTGTTCTTCCCCACATGGGGAATGGACAATTCTTGAACTAGAAACTCATCATTAG